In Leptotrichia sp. OH3620_COT-345, a genomic segment contains:
- a CDS encoding lysozyme inhibitor LprI family protein, which translates to MKRLLFILIFLFAVGCSEKKIAEKRNGENIVNKVDTSLKEDTKKEKNYEISLLERMVALEKELKPALDSGVTADMSNAAATLSEAWEEELNKIYGLLISELSEKEKEKLRTVQRDWLSKKKKEAEESEGGNIAVLLSSGRELELTKERTVELAKMYDSMHR; encoded by the coding sequence ATGAAAAGATTGTTATTTATTTTGATTTTTTTGTTTGCAGTTGGCTGTTCGGAAAAAAAGATAGCTGAGAAACGGAATGGAGAAAATATTGTTAATAAAGTAGATACTAGTTTAAAGGAAGATACCAAAAAAGAAAAAAATTATGAAATTTCTTTATTAGAAAGAATGGTAGCACTGGAAAAAGAATTGAAACCGGCTTTGGATTCAGGGGTAACAGCTGATATGTCAAATGCAGCAGCTACATTATCTGAAGCATGGGAAGAAGAATTAAATAAAATTTATGGACTTCTTATATCGGAATTATCGGAAAAGGAAAAAGAAAAGCTTCGTACTGTTCAAAGAGACTGGTTGAGTAAAAAAAAGAAAGAAGCGGAGGAATCCGAAGGAGGAAATATTGCGGTTCTTTTATCTTCCGGACGTGAGTTAGAATTAACTAAAGAAAGAACGGTAGAATTGGCAAAAATGTATGACAGTATGCATAGATAA
- a CDS encoding TraM recognition domain-containing protein, producing the protein MKTKVEKKKGKSGKFLKNVIDKFRITTTNDSVNFYIPYRRMIDKNTLLLKNGGFARIFEIVNQDLDYVDDIDKILEYLNDTLKEAGSGVVLHYETQKMPITREEEKISKFSPIPTVIGHKVRSSLFRKKRFYEIHHYLTISYLYDYNKEKNIDEALFNNGNLGKQDYLKQFNNLIKEFNRKVEDILFRLDYAVLRIKILENGELLNFLYRTINPLTSKVNLKVPPLGFSIDEWLSCSQMEIKNGMLKVGNYYTKVVSIKLFPDAVIPQIFSELEKLKFPFRSVTRLIGLSKEEAISSIKNIERYQFGKRYNMVQIILNAFNAAKGENPDGGNVNRIRKSYEAKYAREELEANRVSYGYYTFSVIISDTDVQKLEEKTNLVIRVINRHGFTCLDDKLNVKDAYFGAMPSNIKQNIRKSPMNSESLGYMLPISSVFEGLNWDERIKAPNLFNTISNDRIFHFNNKVDKDVGHTLIIGPTGKGKSVMLGTIVLNFMKYESEYLDERKKFKKSGSQVFIFDKGASSKVLTIASGGKFYDLDSENHMAFQPLRNIDKTKDLEFAMDWVMGLIEQEDEHLAKDVENRKEIYDGLLSLSKMEEPRKRTITNLVKLVQSSKLKEALRVYSQEGIYGSYFDNNDDVMEDVNFMTFEMGKIMEKPKVLLPVLEYLFHRIETEKLGKDIPTLVVLDECWVFLRHERMKAKIEEWLKVLRKANASVVFATQSLSDIEKSSIATTIKDACMTKIFLPNENALSTHSKIYEGYNLSQIAIATIDRAYGQRQYLYNSKYGTRLFELNLSKLELAYVGAGDDISKTMIERLSNTYMEQYPEPERRKEYLKNLNRAYLKYKYDEGKIDREDLKIADTIIEKIS; encoded by the coding sequence ATGAAGACGAAAGTAGAGAAAAAGAAAGGAAAATCCGGGAAATTTTTAAAAAATGTCATTGATAAATTTCGTATTACCACTACAAATGACAGTGTAAATTTTTATATACCTTACAGAAGAATGATTGATAAAAATACTCTTCTTTTGAAAAATGGAGGATTTGCCAGAATTTTTGAGATTGTAAATCAGGATTTGGACTATGTCGACGATATTGATAAAATTCTTGAATATCTTAATGATACTTTAAAAGAAGCAGGAAGCGGAGTAGTTCTTCATTATGAAACACAGAAAATGCCTATTACGAGAGAAGAGGAAAAAATAAGTAAATTTTCTCCTATTCCCACAGTTATAGGGCATAAAGTACGTAGCAGCCTGTTCAGAAAAAAAAGATTTTATGAAATTCATCATTATTTGACAATTTCGTATCTATATGATTACAATAAGGAAAAAAATATAGATGAAGCTTTATTTAATAATGGAAATCTCGGGAAACAGGATTATCTGAAACAGTTCAATAATTTAATAAAAGAATTTAACAGAAAAGTGGAAGACATTCTGTTCAGACTTGATTATGCAGTACTTAGAATAAAGATTCTTGAAAATGGGGAACTGTTAAATTTTCTATATAGAACGATAAACCCTCTTACTTCGAAGGTTAATCTGAAAGTTCCTCCTTTAGGTTTTTCAATTGATGAATGGTTGAGCTGTTCTCAAATGGAAATAAAAAACGGAATGCTCAAAGTGGGAAATTATTATACAAAAGTAGTAAGTATAAAACTTTTTCCTGATGCCGTCATACCTCAAATATTTTCAGAACTGGAAAAACTCAAATTTCCGTTCAGAAGTGTGACGAGGTTGATAGGATTGTCTAAAGAGGAAGCTATCAGTTCAATCAAGAATATTGAAAGATATCAGTTCGGTAAGAGATATAACATGGTACAGATTATTCTGAATGCATTTAATGCAGCAAAAGGTGAAAATCCTGATGGAGGAAATGTAAACAGAATAAGAAAATCATATGAAGCGAAATATGCAAGGGAGGAGTTGGAGGCAAATAGAGTTTCTTACGGATATTATACATTTTCCGTAATTATTTCAGATACCGATGTTCAAAAACTTGAAGAAAAGACGAATCTTGTTATAAGAGTGATAAATAGACATGGTTTTACATGCCTTGATGATAAGCTTAATGTCAAGGATGCCTATTTTGGGGCTATGCCGTCTAATATAAAGCAAAATATCAGAAAAAGCCCTATGAATTCAGAATCTTTAGGGTATATGCTGCCTATATCGTCTGTATTTGAGGGATTGAACTGGGATGAAAGAATTAAAGCTCCGAACCTTTTCAACACAATAAGTAATGACAGAATATTCCATTTTAACAATAAAGTGGATAAAGATGTCGGTCATACCCTTATTATCGGTCCGACAGGAAAAGGAAAATCGGTAATGCTTGGAACTATAGTTCTTAATTTTATGAAATATGAAAGTGAATATCTTGATGAAAGAAAAAAATTTAAAAAAAGCGGTTCACAGGTATTTATATTTGATAAAGGTGCTTCATCAAAAGTACTTACCATAGCTTCAGGAGGAAAATTTTATGACTTGGACAGTGAAAATCATATGGCATTTCAACCGTTACGTAATATTGACAAGACAAAAGATCTTGAGTTTGCCATGGACTGGGTAATGGGACTTATAGAACAGGAAGATGAACATCTCGCAAAAGATGTTGAAAACAGGAAAGAAATTTACGACGGGCTATTGTCACTTTCAAAAATGGAAGAGCCGAGAAAAAGGACAATAACAAACCTTGTAAAACTTGTTCAGTCATCTAAACTGAAAGAAGCTTTAAGAGTCTATTCTCAAGAAGGAATTTACGGTTCATATTTTGATAATAATGATGATGTTATGGAAGATGTAAACTTTATGACATTTGAAATGGGAAAAATTATGGAGAAGCCCAAAGTTCTTCTTCCCGTTCTGGAATATCTTTTCCATAGAATTGAAACTGAAAAACTTGGAAAAGATATACCTACTCTTGTAGTTTTAGATGAGTGTTGGGTTTTTTTAAGACATGAAAGAATGAAAGCGAAAATAGAAGAGTGGCTTAAAGTTTTAAGAAAAGCCAATGCTTCGGTAGTTTTTGCCACTCAGTCATTAAGTGACATTGAAAAATCGAGCATTGCGACTACAATAAAAGATGCATGCATGACAAAAATATTTTTGCCTAATGAAAATGCACTTAGTACACACAGTAAAATATATGAAGGATATAATCTTTCTCAAATTGCAATAGCTACAATAGACAGAGCTTACGGACAGAGGCAGTATCTGTATAATTCAAAATACGGGACAAGGCTTTTTGAGCTTAATCTTTCAAAACTTGAACTTGCATATGTAGGTGCGGGAGATGATATATCGAAGACAATGATAGAACGTCTGTCCAATACTTATATGGAACAGTATCCTGAACCTGAGAGAAGGAAAGAATATTTGAAAAATCTGAATAGAGCTTATCTCAAATATAAGTATGATGAAGGGAAAATTGATAGAGAAGATCTGAAAATAGCAGATACTATAATAGAAAAAATTTCTTAA
- a CDS encoding ATPase, T2SS/T4P/T4SS family: protein MKSVEEVNISLEEIQKLNKEMRMKVLEKHPDDIELDDLSYITPYDAVFSKLPYRYKQIIKVRDDSEVIFSQLGKDILALLEDKNVNEINLNQDGYIRIDMFGKGKFKTDIFMEADRAENMIKLIADYNHDSISKENPIISTNLPTGERIECLIGNVVKGAPVFSLRKRPSRIFPLEEYVKAGRLKEEYRKVLVEEIHKGANILIGGGVGTGKTTLANACIHELKGTRKRIIIIEDTPEIICDCDDKVELTTTKYVKLADLLKTAMRLNGDTVIVGESRTGEEVDVLLKIWNSGSKGGFNTIHADDAQAALKKMEQYMAKVTAVPQIEEILQAVDIVVSVKKDMNSSIYVNEIVKLKGYDYENRRYILEDIVTKKIPEREKN, encoded by the coding sequence ATGAAAAGCGTAGAAGAAGTGAATATTTCCCTTGAAGAAATACAGAAATTAAATAAAGAAATGAGAATGAAAGTTCTTGAAAAACATCCTGATGATATTGAGTTGGATGATTTGAGTTATATTACTCCTTATGATGCCGTTTTTTCAAAACTGCCATATAGATATAAACAGATAATTAAAGTAAGAGATGACAGTGAAGTAATTTTTTCACAGTTGGGAAAAGATATATTGGCACTTCTTGAAGATAAAAATGTCAATGAAATAAATTTGAATCAGGATGGATATATAAGAATAGATATGTTCGGTAAAGGAAAATTTAAAACGGACATATTTATGGAAGCAGATCGTGCTGAAAATATGATAAAACTTATTGCCGATTACAATCATGACAGTATATCTAAAGAAAATCCCATAATTTCTACAAATTTGCCCACAGGAGAAAGGATAGAATGCCTTATAGGTAATGTGGTAAAAGGAGCTCCTGTTTTTTCTTTGCGTAAAAGACCTTCGAGAATATTTCCTCTTGAGGAATATGTAAAGGCGGGAAGACTAAAAGAAGAGTACAGGAAGGTTCTTGTTGAAGAAATACATAAAGGAGCAAATATACTTATAGGCGGAGGAGTGGGAACAGGAAAAACAACTCTTGCAAATGCATGTATACATGAGCTGAAAGGAACACGTAAAAGGATAATAATTATAGAAGATACCCCTGAAATTATATGTGACTGTGATGATAAAGTCGAGCTCACTACGACAAAATACGTAAAGCTTGCAGATCTTCTAAAAACGGCAATGCGACTTAACGGTGATACCGTAATAGTAGGAGAATCACGTACAGGTGAAGAAGTGGATGTTCTTCTTAAAATATGGAATTCCGGTTCAAAAGGGGGATTTAACACTATTCATGCTGATGATGCACAGGCTGCATTGAAAAAAATGGAACAATATATGGCAAAAGTAACAGCTGTCCCTCAAATAGAAGAAATACTCCAGGCAGTAGACATTGTTGTCTCAGTAAAAAAGGATATGAACAGTAGTATTTATGTTAATGAAATTGTAAAATTGAAAGGTTATGATTATGAAAATAGAAGATATATCTTGGAAGATATAGTCACTAAGAAAATTCCTGAAAGAGAGAAAAATTAG
- a CDS encoding type IV secretion system protein, which translates to MDIKEIKKMKEKYEFGNLENSKGMSTSVEMMYHVTVKIQSLLKTLYLIIICLTITNAVTLIGLIYRSVKNPYIPYAVRIDKDGAVNGQVLAGQQNMNVSDNIIEYFLVDFIKKTRTVYKDRNFYQSQTKEKMSFVNNIAKSKIEDFINNKTNTDEVLRNQKSISVEVESFVKIDTNKYQVTFIERTYSQSGIPEREAKYTMVAFLDYIPVGSNAMVRMNPLGIIIKDAEFGTVSTSQRQVQTIPSTSPIPPVTQ; encoded by the coding sequence GTGGATATTAAAGAAATAAAAAAAATGAAGGAAAAGTATGAATTTGGAAATTTGGAAAATTCAAAAGGAATGTCTACATCAGTGGAAATGATGTATCACGTAACCGTCAAAATACAAAGTCTGCTAAAGACGCTATATTTGATAATTATATGTCTTACAATAACTAATGCTGTTACTTTAATAGGATTGATTTACAGAAGTGTAAAAAATCCTTATATTCCATATGCTGTGAGAATTGATAAAGACGGAGCGGTAAATGGTCAGGTACTTGCAGGTCAGCAAAATATGAATGTAAGTGATAATATAATCGAATATTTTCTTGTTGATTTTATAAAAAAAACGAGAACCGTATATAAAGACAGGAATTTTTATCAGTCACAGACAAAGGAGAAAATGTCTTTTGTAAATAATATAGCAAAATCAAAAATTGAAGATTTTATAAATAATAAAACAAATACTGATGAAGTTCTGAGAAATCAGAAGTCGATTTCAGTAGAAGTTGAAAGTTTTGTAAAAATTGATACAAATAAATATCAAGTTACTTTCATTGAAAGAACTTATTCCCAAAGCGGTATTCCGGAAAGGGAAGCCAAATATACAATGGTTGCTTTCCTTGACTACATTCCTGTCGGTTCAAATGCCATGGTAAGAATGAATCCTTTAGGAATAATAATAAAAGATGCGGAATTTGGAACTGTAAGTACATCGCAGAGACAGGTTCAAACGATACCTTCAACATCTCCGATACCTCCGGTTACGCAGTAG
- a CDS encoding type IV secretory system conjugative DNA transfer family protein — MNYRGQIIDILESTFVKQTKATVIFYLILINIIIFILYILLKSKRRTVNSHGSAKWGGIEEIDFKPGKDKYFGVTLKSDKGVVLGRFNGITLRDNNNTHICVTAPTRTGKGVSIIIPTLIDSWNESVVVLDIKGENYQLTSGARKEKFDNLILRFAPKSKNSCGYNPLAEVRFLTEYEMSDVRLIVDIIMQEDSGSGNKDPYWNNSAADLLIGIIFYVMYKKFLMEPKFVTENGVEKPVSTASMADVVDFITDPTYDVPIKEILLRKAQEENMIEEFGKNEKIKKYVSEKLLKMYATDAEIINEGRHPKAARYLVEKGNLPEQTLGSIIGSAKVKLSIFEIPIVKRNTDHSDFRIFDLMNYKNPVSLYLVVPPADIISLSPLIKILLLQMVNILTPEIDYINKKGHKWKMLMLLDEFPAIGKLEILEKGIGYVAGYGMKMMLILQSLDQLFKIYGKENGFLSNCQAQVFYTSNDETTANYVSKLLGKETIEQFTQSNKTVGTIIKSESQQFLGKDLLSPDEVGRFPSDKIIIKLSGRNPIKSDKIVYFLEKEYSELTKIPYIYTESCYDTGKQYIKLTKEQKRKNSDYPYSYLPYEVALKNMKGDLREIYNSIKAVTPEMLKELDKKELEAYKRSKENYIKNSKGLKKYFELYSKLQKEDPRFKNKESENKNRKSVTEEWNKSENEIKISDDVNYDEMTNLIFTNVKDSSDVVSNISFGNSFNDKINKK, encoded by the coding sequence ATGAATTACAGAGGTCAGATTATTGATATTTTGGAAAGTACATTTGTAAAACAGACAAAAGCGACAGTAATTTTTTATCTTATACTTATTAATATTATTATTTTTATCTTGTATATTCTTTTGAAAAGTAAACGAAGAACAGTTAATTCACATGGTTCTGCCAAGTGGGGAGGAATAGAGGAAATAGATTTTAAGCCGGGAAAAGATAAGTATTTCGGAGTAACTTTAAAATCGGATAAAGGAGTGGTTCTCGGAAGATTTAACGGGATAACTCTTCGTGATAACAACAATACTCACATATGTGTTACAGCACCTACAAGAACGGGAAAAGGAGTATCTATCATAATACCTACACTTATAGATTCCTGGAATGAAAGTGTAGTAGTTCTGGATATAAAAGGTGAAAATTATCAACTTACATCAGGAGCGAGAAAGGAAAAATTTGATAATCTTATTTTAAGATTTGCTCCGAAATCAAAAAATTCATGTGGTTACAATCCTCTTGCGGAAGTAAGATTTCTGACGGAATATGAAATGTCGGATGTAAGACTTATTGTAGATATTATTATGCAGGAAGATAGCGGAAGCGGAAATAAGGATCCTTACTGGAATAATTCGGCGGCAGATCTTCTCATAGGAATAATCTTTTATGTAATGTACAAGAAGTTTTTGATGGAGCCTAAATTTGTTACTGAAAACGGTGTGGAAAAACCGGTATCTACAGCAAGTATGGCAGATGTAGTTGATTTTATAACGGATCCTACATATGATGTACCTATTAAGGAGATATTACTGAGAAAAGCACAAGAAGAAAATATGATAGAGGAATTTGGAAAAAATGAAAAAATAAAAAAATATGTTTCAGAAAAATTACTGAAAATGTATGCAACAGATGCTGAAATAATAAATGAGGGAAGACATCCGAAAGCTGCAAGATATCTTGTAGAAAAAGGAAATTTACCTGAGCAGACTTTGGGTTCAATAATAGGTTCGGCAAAAGTTAAACTGTCAATATTTGAAATACCTATAGTTAAGAGAAATACGGATCACAGTGATTTCAGAATATTTGATCTTATGAATTATAAAAATCCCGTGTCTCTTTATCTGGTAGTTCCTCCGGCAGATATTATCTCGTTGTCACCTCTTATTAAAATACTGTTGTTACAGATGGTAAATATTCTTACCCCCGAAATCGACTACATAAATAAAAAAGGGCATAAATGGAAAATGCTTATGCTCCTTGATGAGTTTCCTGCCATAGGAAAACTTGAAATATTGGAAAAAGGAATAGGCTATGTGGCCGGATACGGAATGAAAATGATGCTCATTCTTCAGTCACTTGATCAGCTGTTTAAAATTTACGGAAAAGAAAACGGTTTCCTGTCAAATTGCCAAGCACAGGTATTTTATACATCAAATGATGAAACAACTGCAAATTATGTCAGCAAGTTACTCGGAAAGGAAACTATCGAACAGTTTACTCAGTCTAATAAGACAGTGGGAACAATAATAAAATCTGAAAGTCAGCAGTTTTTAGGAAAAGATTTACTTTCTCCTGATGAAGTGGGAAGATTTCCAAGTGATAAGATAATAATAAAACTCTCGGGAAGAAATCCTATAAAAAGTGATAAAATTGTATATTTTTTGGAAAAAGAATATAGCGAACTGACAAAAATTCCATATATTTATACTGAAAGTTGTTATGATACAGGTAAACAGTATATAAAGCTCACAAAGGAACAAAAAAGAAAAAATTCCGATTATCCGTATAGCTACCTGCCATATGAAGTTGCACTTAAAAATATGAAAGGTGACTTAAGGGAAATATATAATTCAATAAAAGCGGTGACTCCTGAAATGCTCAAAGAGCTTGATAAAAAAGAACTTGAGGCATATAAAAGGAGTAAAGAAAATTACATAAAAAATAGTAAAGGATTGAAAAAATATTTTGAACTGTATAGTAAACTTCAGAAAGAAGATCCGAGATTTAAAAATAAGGAATCTGAAAATAAAAACAGGAAATCAGTAACGGAAGAATGGAATAAAAGTGAAAATGAAATAAAAATTTCCGATGATGTAAATTACGATGAAATGACCAATCTTATATTTACAAATGTAAAAGATAGTTCTGATGTAGTAAGTAATATAAGTTTTGGAAATAGTTTTAATGATAAAATCAATAAAAAATAA
- a CDS encoding septal ring lytic transglycosylase RlpA family protein: protein MSLEKSAKYKETAKGSRYGVKENGTITVSDKIYNENRVSTAHRTLPLGKTVKVMNLDNGKSVIAVVNDRDPYIKNRIIDLSKEAY, encoded by the coding sequence ATGAGCTTAGAAAAAAGTGCAAAATATAAAGAAACTGCTAAAGGCAGTCGGTATGGGGTAAAGGAAAATGGAACCATAACTGTCAGCGACAAAATATATAATGAAAACCGTGTTTCGACAGCTCATAGAACTTTGCCGTTGGGAAAAACGGTGAAGGTAATGAATTTGGATAATGGAAAATCTGTCATTGCAGTTGTAAATGACAGAGATCCCTATATAAAGAACCGGATAATAGATTTATCGAAAGAAGCTTATTAG